One part of the Parasphingorhabdus sp. SCSIO 66989 genome encodes these proteins:
- a CDS encoding DUF2141 domain-containing protein, which produces MTSFLVAALRSHRFGNTVKAGLALAVTPLLGGAAPLCNLHIDIDNLRSTKGLVQLCLTADQRHFPDCDDDPNARRLTVKASSGQAVFSNLPSGDYAIAIVHDENGNSRLDKFAGIPREGIGFSRNPKFTFGPPKFRKALFTASQSANHERIRVKYYL; this is translated from the coding sequence ATGACATCATTTCTGGTAGCGGCGCTAAGGTCGCATCGCTTTGGCAACACCGTCAAAGCTGGACTTGCGCTGGCTGTGACGCCTTTGCTCGGTGGTGCCGCACCATTATGCAACCTGCATATCGATATTGATAATCTGCGTTCAACCAAGGGTCTGGTGCAGCTTTGTCTTACCGCCGATCAACGCCATTTTCCCGATTGCGATGATGACCCGAATGCGCGCCGCCTGACCGTCAAGGCCAGTTCTGGCCAAGCGGTTTTCTCCAACCTGCCCTCAGGCGACTATGCCATCGCCATCGTCCATGATGAAAATGGCAACTCGCGGCTCGACAAATTTGCCGGTATCCCGCGCGAGGGCATTGGCTTTTCGCGTAACCCGAAATTCACCTTCGGCCCGCCAAAGTTCCGCAAGGCGTTGTTCACAGCCTCGCAAAGCGCAAACCATGAGCGTATAAGAGTGAAATATTATCTCTGA
- a CDS encoding DUF4160 domain-containing protein, translated as MLRIKGYRFYFYSHEPNEPPHIHVDEGSNALKAWLEPVSLARNIGFRPHEINGILKLVEENRTALLEAWHEHFG; from the coding sequence GTGCTGCGGATCAAAGGCTATCGCTTCTATTTCTATAGCCATGAGCCCAATGAGCCGCCGCATATTCATGTGGATGAGGGGAGCAACGCGCTAAAGGCCTGGCTGGAGCCGGTTTCACTGGCGCGCAATATCGGCTTTCGCCCGCATGAGATTAATGGCATATTGAAGCTGGTCGAGGAAAACCGCACCGCACTGCTGGAGGCATGGCATGAGCATTTTGGCTAA
- a CDS encoding MipA/OmpV family protein, which yields MISLHALALALPLALWSHGPAQAQEAEVATDVQDGTAPVVAAAAGLGKTAINDASADQQDNIFDGDYITLGVGALYSPSFQGSDDYAVFPAPAVVGRIEGINFVSRGTGISADLWTNEERRNVDVILGPVARLRFDRTSLGSINDPVIETLGDVDLPLELGISAGVQLSNVLTPVDTIAAAIEVKHDVVGAHNGLIITPNITYFTALSQGVVVSATISGEIVNDDFADTYFSIDAADSLASGLPVYQAEGGLKNITSLLLVGFDLDGNLANGGFALFGAVSYQRILGDTRDSPIISVRGDADQYVGAIGIGYTF from the coding sequence TTGATATCTCTGCACGCGCTTGCACTGGCGTTGCCGCTCGCCCTTTGGTCACACGGCCCGGCGCAAGCGCAGGAGGCGGAGGTTGCCACCGATGTGCAAGATGGCACTGCTCCGGTTGTTGCAGCCGCCGCTGGCTTGGGCAAAACAGCGATAAACGATGCCTCAGCCGATCAGCAGGACAATATCTTTGACGGCGACTATATCACTCTGGGCGTTGGTGCGCTGTATAGCCCCAGCTTTCAGGGCTCCGATGACTATGCTGTATTTCCCGCACCAGCCGTTGTCGGACGCATTGAAGGCATTAATTTTGTCAGCCGTGGCACCGGCATTTCCGCTGATCTGTGGACCAATGAAGAACGACGCAATGTTGACGTTATCCTGGGTCCGGTGGCCCGGCTACGCTTTGACCGCACCTCGCTGGGAAGCATCAATGATCCGGTGATTGAGACACTGGGCGATGTTGACCTGCCGCTCGAGCTGGGCATCAGCGCCGGGGTACAGCTCTCCAATGTGCTCACCCCTGTCGACACAATCGCGGCGGCTATCGAGGTCAAGCATGATGTTGTCGGCGCACATAATGGCCTGATCATTACCCCCAATATCACCTATTTTACCGCGCTCAGCCAAGGCGTGGTGGTCAGCGCCACGATATCAGGTGAAATTGTCAATGATGACTTCGCCGACACCTATTTCAGTATCGATGCCGCCGACAGCCTCGCCAGCGGCCTGCCGGTTTATCAGGCCGAGGGCGGTCTGAAAAACATCACCAGCCTGCTGCTTGTCGGCTTTGATCTTGATGGCAATCTCGCCAATGGCGGCTTCGCACTCTTCGGTGCGGTCAGCTATCAGCGCATATTGGGCGATACCCGCGACAGCCCGATTATTAGCGTCAGAGGTGACGCTGACCAATATGTCGGCGCTATTGGCATTGGATATACTTTCTGA
- the thiC gene encoding phosphomethylpyrimidine synthase ThiC, translating into MADIPAKTEVNVTTGPIRGSRKIHVASRGEHCVPVAMREIDLEPSSGEPPVRVYDTSGPYTDPDAHIDIMAGLPALRRDWIMGREDVEEYDAREVKPEDNGQLGPDRSGGVRPFPNVVQRPLRAKSGMNVTQMHYARKGIITPEMEYVAERENLGRAQMKDHIRDGEDWGAAIPDFVTPEFVRDEVAKGRAIIPNNINHPESEPMAIGRNFLVKINANIGNSAVASDVASEVDKLVWAIRWGGDTVMDLSTGRNIHDTREWIIRNSPVPIGTVPIYQALEKVGGVAEDLTWEIFRDTLIEQAEQGVDYFTIHAGVRLPYVPLAAKRVTGIVSRGGSIMAKWCLAHHKESFLYEHFDEISEICAAYDIAYSLGDGLRPGSIADANDEAQFAELYTLGELTKRAWAQDVQVMIEGPGHVPMHKIKENMEKQLEACGEAPFYTLGPLTTDIAPGYDHITSAIGAAQIGWYGTAMLCYVTPKEHLGLPDRDDVKVGVVTYKLAAHAADLAKGHPAAKVRDDALSKARFEFRWRDQFNLSLDPDTAEDYHDQTLPAEGAKTAHFCSMCGPKFCSMKISQEVREFAANNPNGVLGDSPLPPAGGAGGGLDDSRKDAKTLSEGEAQAGMEEMAKVYKDKGQELYLPADAVDNETP; encoded by the coding sequence ATGGCAGATATCCCCGCAAAGACCGAAGTCAACGTCACCACCGGACCCATTCGTGGCAGCCGCAAAATCCATGTCGCCTCGCGCGGTGAACATTGCGTCCCCGTGGCGATGCGCGAGATTGATCTGGAGCCCAGCAGCGGTGAGCCGCCGGTGCGCGTTTATGATACCTCAGGGCCATACACCGACCCCGATGCGCATATCGATATCATGGCCGGTCTGCCCGCCTTGCGCCGCGACTGGATTATGGGCCGCGAGGATGTCGAGGAATATGATGCCCGCGAAGTAAAGCCCGAGGATAATGGCCAGCTCGGCCCGGATCGCTCGGGCGGCGTGCGCCCCTTCCCCAATGTCGTCCAGCGGCCGTTGCGCGCCAAGTCCGGCATGAATGTCACCCAGATGCACTATGCCCGCAAAGGCATTATCACGCCGGAAATGGAATATGTCGCCGAGCGTGAAAATCTCGGCCGCGCCCAGATGAAGGACCACATCCGCGATGGCGAAGATTGGGGCGCTGCCATCCCCGATTTCGTCACGCCCGAATTTGTCCGCGATGAGGTCGCCAAGGGCCGCGCCATCATCCCCAACAATATCAACCACCCGGAATCCGAGCCGATGGCGATTGGCCGCAATTTCCTGGTCAAGATCAACGCCAATATCGGCAACAGCGCGGTCGCCAGCGACGTCGCCTCAGAGGTCGACAAGCTGGTCTGGGCCATCCGCTGGGGCGGCGACACGGTGATGGACCTTTCCACCGGGCGCAACATTCATGACACCCGCGAATGGATCATCCGCAACTCGCCCGTGCCCATCGGCACCGTGCCCATCTATCAGGCACTGGAAAAGGTCGGCGGTGTGGCCGAAGACCTGACCTGGGAGATTTTCCGCGATACCCTGATCGAACAGGCCGAACAGGGCGTTGATTATTTCACCATCCATGCCGGTGTGCGCCTGCCCTATGTGCCGCTGGCGGCGAAGCGCGTCACCGGCATTGTCAGCCGCGGCGGATCGATCATGGCGAAATGGTGCCTGGCGCACCACAAGGAGAGCTTCCTCTACGAGCATTTTGACGAGATCAGCGAAATCTGCGCCGCCTATGACATCGCCTATTCGCTCGGCGATGGCCTGCGCCCCGGCAGCATCGCCGATGCCAATGACGAGGCACAATTTGCCGAGCTCTACACGCTGGGCGAGCTGACCAAGCGCGCCTGGGCGCAGGATGTGCAGGTGATGATCGAGGGCCCCGGCCATGTGCCGATGCACAAGATCAAGGAGAATATGGAGAAGCAGCTTGAGGCCTGTGGCGAGGCGCCTTTCTACACCCTCGGCCCCCTCACCACCGATATTGCGCCCGGCTATGACCATATCACCTCGGCGATCGGCGCGGCGCAGATCGGCTGGTACGGCACCGCCATGCTCTGCTATGTCACGCCGAAGGAACATCTCGGCCTGCCCGACCGCGATGATGTGAAAGTCGGCGTCGTCACCTACAAACTCGCCGCCCACGCCGCCGACCTCGCCAAGGGCCACCCGGCTGCCAAGGTCCGCGACGATGCGCTGTCAAAGGCCCGCTTCGAATTCCGCTGGCGCGACCAGTTCAACCTATCGCTCGACCCGGATACGGCAGAGGATTATCACGACCAGACGCTACCCGCAGAAGGCGCGAAAACCGCCCATTTCTGCAGCATGTGCGGCCCGAAATTCTGCTCAATGAAAATCAGCCAGGAAGTGCGCGAGTTTGCAGCGAATAATCCCAATGGCGTGCTAGGCGACTCCCCCCTCCCGCCTGCGGGAGGGGCCGGGGGCGGGTTAGATGACTCACGCAAAGACGCAAAGACGCTAAGTGAAGGCGAGGCGCAAGCGGGCATGGAGGAGATGGCCAAAGTCTATAAGGACAAAGGACAGGAGCTGTATCTTCCGGCAGACGCCGTGGATAACGAAACACCATAA
- a CDS encoding MipA/OmpV family protein, whose translation MALSKPKNLRGPKFSKSSSYVAIAATALCITSPALAEDETAPPEFQQDETITPVNVADTVMFADQSADPITGLNPATLDAMASKAQQQGPLTKEEIEMMKNLATSVFAGDFLTIGAGVGMVPSYQGSDNYVLFPAPQIVGQVDGFQFAAVGPGLSVDLIREKPLDRINIIAGPLIRGNLNRVIRSQINDPVVEALGDLDVAIEVGGRFGVGITGVLSRFDTLSFTTNVAFDVAGAHGGMVVTPSINYRRPIGKATFFRASVSTEWADGDYTDYYFGIDGAGSIASGLPTFTGGSGFNSVSGNILLTHDLSGNAFDGGWGVFGLVSLSRLREDAAASPITSIRGDADQAILAGGVTYTF comes from the coding sequence ATGGCCCTTTCGAAGCCGAAGAATTTGCGTGGTCCAAAGTTTAGCAAAAGTAGCAGCTATGTCGCCATTGCGGCTACTGCGCTCTGCATCACTAGCCCGGCTTTAGCCGAGGATGAAACAGCGCCCCCCGAATTTCAGCAGGATGAGACGATAACCCCGGTAAATGTTGCTGATACGGTCATGTTCGCGGATCAGTCTGCGGACCCAATCACCGGTCTAAATCCCGCCACGCTGGATGCCATGGCCAGCAAGGCCCAGCAGCAGGGTCCGCTGACCAAAGAAGAAATCGAAATGATGAAGAATCTGGCGACATCTGTGTTCGCCGGAGACTTTCTCACCATTGGTGCCGGTGTCGGCATGGTACCGAGCTATCAGGGGTCAGACAATTATGTCCTTTTCCCCGCGCCGCAAATTGTTGGCCAGGTTGACGGCTTTCAGTTCGCCGCTGTCGGCCCCGGCCTCTCGGTTGACCTGATCCGCGAAAAGCCGCTGGACCGGATCAACATCATCGCCGGTCCGCTGATCCGCGGTAACCTGAACCGGGTGATCCGCTCACAGATCAATGACCCGGTTGTCGAGGCACTGGGGGATCTGGATGTGGCGATTGAAGTCGGTGGCCGCTTTGGCGTGGGTATAACCGGTGTGCTCAGCCGCTTCGATACGCTCAGCTTCACCACCAATGTCGCCTTTGATGTCGCCGGCGCGCATGGCGGCATGGTCGTCACGCCATCAATCAACTATCGCCGCCCGATCGGGAAAGCGACCTTCTTCCGCGCCAGCGTCTCCACCGAATGGGCCGATGGTGACTATACTGATTATTATTTCGGTATTGATGGCGCAGGCAGCATCGCCAGCGGCCTGCCCACCTTTACTGGCGGTAGCGGCTTTAACAGCGTCTCGGGCAATATTCTGCTGACCCATGACCTATCCGGCAATGCTTTTGATGGCGGTTGGGGCGTCTTCGGACTGGTCAGCCTGAGCCGCCTGCGCGAAGATGCTGCCGCCTCCCCGATCACCAGCATCCGTGGTGACGCTGATCAGGCCATTCTTGCCGGCGGGGTGACCTATACGTTCTAG
- a CDS encoding flavin-containing monooxygenase, which produces MAQQAELQEQVADNHVDVLIVGAGISGIGSAYHLQQQCPGKSYAILEMKDSFGGTWETHKYPGVRSDSDLYTFGYRFKPWVGAPIASGEEILKYLGEVIEENGIDQHIHYGHRITACKWSSADNLWTIEATRSDGTDTVFTANFLWMCQGYYDHENPYIPDWEGLSDYQGDFIHAQQWDPDYDYAGKRIVVIGSGATAATVIPAFAEKAQHVTMLQRSPTYFFCSENKNELADRLREVGVDEPTVHRCVRAQVMFDQDVLTRRAKEEPDVVFEELKALIREFTGKPDFEFEPHFTPRYRPWQQRLAFCPEGDVFKAAVDGRLTVVTDTIDRFTEKGVRTSSGEELEADLIVATTGFQLSVMGNIPFEVDGEAVDWHETLTYRGMMFTDIPNLAWVMGYFRASWTLRVDMLGDFVCRLLNHMDAKGVQRVNVAPRAEDADMQLLDWMDEDDFNPGYMQRGMHLMPRRGAKHEWMHNQDYWAEKDEIPYIDLDGSEFLYDGKRASSAAEPEVAAAE; this is translated from the coding sequence ATGGCGCAGCAGGCAGAGTTACAGGAGCAGGTAGCCGATAATCATGTTGACGTACTGATTGTTGGTGCAGGGATATCAGGGATCGGCTCGGCCTATCATCTGCAGCAGCAATGCCCCGGCAAGAGCTACGCCATATTGGAGATGAAGGACAGTTTTGGCGGCACCTGGGAGACGCATAAATATCCCGGTGTCCGTTCGGATTCCGATCTCTATACCTTTGGCTATCGCTTCAAGCCCTGGGTCGGCGCACCCATCGCCAGTGGCGAAGAAATCCTGAAATATCTGGGCGAGGTGATCGAAGAGAACGGCATTGATCAGCATATCCATTATGGCCACCGTATCACTGCATGCAAATGGAGCAGCGCGGATAATCTGTGGACCATAGAAGCGACCCGATCGGACGGCACCGATACCGTCTTCACCGCCAATTTCCTGTGGATGTGCCAGGGCTATTATGACCATGAGAACCCCTATATCCCCGATTGGGAGGGCCTTTCCGACTATCAGGGTGATTTCATCCATGCGCAGCAATGGGACCCGGACTATGACTATGCGGGCAAGCGCATAGTGGTGATCGGATCGGGCGCGACAGCGGCGACGGTGATCCCTGCTTTTGCCGAAAAGGCGCAGCACGTCACCATGCTACAGCGCTCCCCCACCTATTTCTTCTGCAGCGAAAACAAAAATGAACTGGCGGATCGCTTGCGCGAAGTCGGCGTCGATGAGCCGACGGTTCATCGCTGCGTCCGCGCGCAGGTGATGTTTGATCAGGATGTCCTCACCCGCCGCGCGAAAGAGGAGCCGGATGTCGTGTTTGAGGAGTTGAAAGCGCTGATCCGCGAATTTACCGGCAAGCCCGATTTCGAATTTGAGCCGCATTTCACGCCGCGCTATCGTCCTTGGCAGCAGCGTCTTGCCTTTTGCCCCGAAGGCGATGTCTTCAAGGCGGCGGTTGATGGCAGGCTGACGGTCGTCACCGACACGATTGACCGCTTCACCGAAAAAGGCGTGCGCACCAGTTCGGGTGAAGAGCTTGAGGCGGACCTGATCGTCGCGACCACGGGTTTTCAGCTTTCGGTGATGGGCAATATTCCCTTTGAGGTCGATGGCGAGGCGGTCGACTGGCATGAGACGCTCACCTATCGCGGCATGATGTTCACCGATATCCCCAATCTCGCCTGGGTGATGGGCTATTTCCGCGCCAGCTGGACCTTGCGGGTCGACATGCTGGGCGATTTTGTCTGCCGCCTGCTCAACCATATGGACGCCAAGGGCGTACAACGGGTCAACGTCGCACCGCGCGCCGAAGATGCCGATATGCAACTCCTCGACTGGATGGATGAGGATGACTTCAACCCCGGCTATATGCAACGCGGCATGCACCTGATGCCCCGGCGCGGCGCGAAGCATGAGTGGATGCACAATCAGGACTATTGGGCCGAGAAGGACGAAATTCCGTATATTGACCTCGATGGCAGCGAGTTTCTCTATGACGGCAAACGCGCCAGCAGCGCGGCGGAACCGGAAGTAGCAGCGGCTGAATAG